The Janthinobacterium tructae genome contains the following window.
AACGTGCAACAGGCACTGATCTTGTTTGCCCATGGCGCGCGCGCCGCATCGTGGGCCGCGCCCTTCGAGCGCCTGCGTGACCTGAGCCAGGCGCGCATGCCCGGCACCAGCGTGCACCTGGCCTTCCTGGAGCTGATGACGCCGCGCCTGCCCGAACTGGTGGCGACCCTGCTGGCCGAGCTGCCCGCCGGCGCCATCCTGGACGTTACCGTGGTGCCCGTGTTCCTGGGGCAGGGCGGGCATGTGCTGCGCGACTTGCCGCTGTTGCTGGAAGAATTGCGCCAGCAGCATCCGGCACTGCGCCTGAAGGTGGTCGAGGCGGTGGGTGAGAACGCCAGTGTACTGG
Protein-coding sequences here:
- a CDS encoding sirohydrochlorin chelatase, which gives rise to METNVQQALILFAHGARAASWAAPFERLRDLSQARMPGTSVHLAFLELMTPRLPELVATLLAELPAGAILDVTVVPVFLGQGGHVLRDLPLLLEELRQQHPALRLKVVEAVGENASVLAAIADYCVAAPGSSPLP